In Gemmatimonas sp. UBA7669, a genomic segment contains:
- a CDS encoding TIGR00730 family Rossman fold protein, whose product MLTEDEKLLHHPEGVTSAFTRSDPWRVMRIMSEFVEGFDALAEVQKGVTIFGSARTGPDDPQYEAARETARLLAEQGFAVLTGAGPGIMEAANRGAREAGGHSIGCNIELPFEQGANPYVDTLVNFRYFFVRKTMFIKYSNAFIIFPGGFGTLDELFEALTLIQTGKIYHFPVILFGRHYWAGLVRWIQSRMAGEGKISPGDLDLLVLTDDPREAVQAVVDAHHAQTASAQTP is encoded by the coding sequence ATGCTCACGGAAGACGAGAAGCTGCTGCATCACCCCGAAGGCGTGACCTCCGCCTTTACCCGCTCCGATCCGTGGCGCGTGATGCGCATCATGTCGGAGTTCGTGGAAGGCTTTGATGCGCTGGCCGAGGTGCAGAAGGGCGTGACGATCTTCGGCTCGGCGCGTACAGGCCCCGACGATCCGCAGTATGAGGCGGCGCGGGAAACGGCCCGGTTGCTGGCCGAGCAGGGATTTGCCGTGCTCACGGGAGCAGGCCCCGGCATCATGGAGGCCGCCAATCGCGGGGCACGCGAGGCGGGTGGGCACTCGATCGGCTGCAATATCGAACTGCCCTTCGAGCAGGGAGCCAATCCCTACGTCGATACGCTCGTCAACTTCCGCTATTTCTTCGTGCGGAAGACGATGTTCATCAAGTACTCCAACGCGTTCATCATCTTCCCTGGCGGGTTCGGCACGCTCGACGAACTGTTCGAGGCGCTCACGCTCATTCAAACGGGCAAGATCTACCACTTTCCGGTCATTCTTTTCGGCCGGCATTACTGGGCCGGTCTCGTGCGTTGGATTCAGTCGCGCATGGCGGGTGAAGGCAAGATCTCACCAGGCGATCTCGACTTGCTGGTGCTCACCGACGATCCGCGCGAGGCGGTGCAGGCCGTGGTGGACGCACATCATGCGCAAACGGCATCGGCGCAGACACCCTGA